The bacterium genome segment AGCTCCTGACGGGACTGCTGATCTCCACGGCCGCACTGTGGATCATGGGCCTGCTCACCACGCAGATATGGGCACGCACGGTGTCGCTCCCCCGTCACGTGCTCGCGGCGTCGATCTTTGTACTTTGCATGGTCGGTGCCTACACGGCGCGGTCGAACGTGTTCGATGTGTGGATGACGCTGCTGTTCGGCGCGGTCGGCTATTTCATGGACGCGCTCGGCTACTCGATTCCGTCATTGATCCTCGGGCTAATCCTCGGCGGAGTGATCGAAACGAACGCACGACAGGCGCTGATCATCTCGCACGGAAGCTTCGGCGTGTTCCTGAGCAGCCCGATATCCGCATCGCTCCTCGCGGCCAGCGTGCTCTCGATCCTCTACGCCCTGCGTATACGGCGTCGCGAACAGGGACGCCCACCGATCTCGCCAGGAGACGCGTGACCCACCAGACCGATCCCGCGCGTCGGCATCCCCGATGTGGCGATTTGTCCGTTTCCGGGGTACCTATGTTATGGGTGGGCCGGGCCGTTCCGGACCCTGCCCCGGCCGCCGATCGCGGACACCCTGAGAAGGGGGGCGCGGCGATGGGGAAAGGACTCGCGGCGCTAGCCTGGGTCGCGTGCGCGCTGCTGTTCGCCGCGTGCGCCCGGCCCGGTACCACGGGAGGCGCCCGCGGCGGTGCCGTCAGTGTGCTCGGCGTCTGGGGCGGATCCGAACTCGACAGCTTTCGCGCGATGGTGAAGCCGTTCGAGACGCGGACCGGCATCACCGTTCAGTACGAGGGCACGCGGGACCTGAACGCGGTGCTGACGGCCCGGGTCCAGGGAGGCCATCCGCCAGACCTCGCCGCCCTGCCGGGGCCCGGGCAGATCGCGGAGCTCGCGCGCGCCGGCAGCCTCAAGCCGCTCGATCACGCCGTCGATCCAGGGGAGATGGCACGCGAGTACACACGCACCTGGATCGACCTCGGGAGTGTTGGCGGGCGACTCTACAGCATTGTCATCAAGACCGCGGTCAAAGGGCTGGTCTGGTATGATCCGCACACCTGGGCCGCCGCCGGCTATCAGGTGCCGAGCACGTGGGGGCAGCTGCTGTCCCTGACGCAGGCGATCGCGTCCGGCGGGAAGACGGCGTGGTGCGTGGGACTCGAGAGCGGTGCGGCCACCGGGTGGCCGGCAACCGATTGGATCGAGATCCTCCTGCTCCGCGCGGCCGGACCGGGTGTGTACGAGCAGTGGTACCGACACGAGATTCCGTGGACAGATCCGCGGGTTAGGGCCGCATGGCAGCGGTTCGGGCAGATCGCCGCGAACCCCAAGAACGTCTACGGTGGCACGCCAGCCGAGCTGGCAACAAACTTCGGCCAGGCGCCGTTCCCCATGTTCGTCACCCCTCCAGGGTGCTACATGCACCTCCAGGCGACGTTCATTCAGGACTTTATCCACACACAGTACCCGCAGCTCCAACCGGGTCGCGATGTGGCATTCTTCCCCTTCCCAACGATCGCGCCCGCCTACGCGACGGACGTCGAGGTGGCCGGCGATCTGGTGGGCATGTTCAACGACACGCCGCAGGCGCGGGCGCTGGTGCGCTATCTTGCCACGGCGGCCGCGCAGGAGATCTGGGTGAAGCGCGGGGCCGCTCTGTCGCCGAACCGCGGGGTCCCGCTGACCGCCTATCCCGATTCGCTCAGCCGCCGCGCGGCCGAGATGCTGGTGACCTCCGACGCCGCACGGTTCGACGCCTCCGACATGATGCCGCAGGCCGTCACCGACGCCTTCTACAAGGCGACCCTCGACTACGTGCGCGACCCCGCGCGGCTCACGGAGATCCTGCGGCGCCTCGAACAGGTCTCGCGGGAGAACTACAAGTAGCGAGGGGCGGCCCGGCGGGCGTTCCGGACCTCGTGAGGCGGCGATGGAGCGCACCGAAACTCTGCTCGCGGTAGTCATCGGCGCGCCGGTGGCGTCTGCGGCGTACATCCTCTGCGCCGAAGCGGCGCTGCGCCGGCTCGCGCCCGGGCGGCAGCGGCTCGTCCGGCCGTGGTTGTGGGTCGGCCCCGCGCTGCTCCTGCTCGTGGTGTTCCTCGTCTACCCGGTGGTGGACACTCTGGCGCTCAGCTTTCGGGACGCGGCCGGGCGCACGTGGGTCGGGTTCGCAAACTACCGCATCGCCCTGAGCGATCCCGACACGCTCCGCGCGCTGTGGAATACGATGCTGTGGGTCGTTGGGTTCACCGGGCTCTCCGTCGGCTTCGGTCTCGCGGTGGCCGTGCTCGCCGACCGGGTTCGGTACGAGGCGGTCGTCAAAGCGATCGTGTTCCTGCCGATGGCCTTGTCGTTCACGGCGGCGGGGGTCATCTGGAAGTTCGTGTACGAATTCCGCCCGGCGGGCGCGCCGCAGATCGGCGCGCTGAACGCGCTGTTGGTCGCGATCGTGCCGGGCTTCACCCCCCGAGCGTGGCTGACGTTGTCTCCGGAAAACACGCCGCTGCTGATCGCGGTCGGCGTCTGGATTTGGACGGGATTTTGCGCGGTCGTCCTGTCCGCGGCGCTCAAGAACGTTCCGCGGGAACTGATCGAGGCCGCGCGGATTGACGGCGCCGGAGACGCCAGGGTCTTCCGCCAGGTGCAGCTGCCGGGCATCGCGCCGGTCGTCGCGTCCATCGCGATTACGATGCTCGTGACCGCGCTCAAAGTGTTCGACGTCGTGTACGTGATGACGAGCGGCAACTACGGCACCGACGTCGTGGCCAATCGCATGTACAGCGAGCTGTTCACGTTCCGGCACCCCGGGCGTGCGAGCGCGCTCGCCGCGATCCTCCTGGTCGGTACCATCCCGCTCGTGGTGGCCGTGATGCGGCGCGCGGCGCGCGAGGACGCGTTCCGATGAGCGGACGCCCCGCCACCCCGCGGCGCGCGGGAGCCCTGAGGTTGTTGCCGGTACACCTCGTGCTCTGGGCGGTTTGCGCGATCTGGCTGGCGCCCACGGTCGGGCTCCTGGTCAGTTCCTTTCGTCCCGCCCGCGACGTGAACGCAACCGGGTGGTGGACCGTGTTCTGGCACCCGGTGTTGACGCTGGCCAACTACGCGCAGGTCGTCGCCTCCGACAACATCGGGGTGAGTTTTCTCAACAGCCTGATCATCACGATCCCGGCCACCGTGCTCCCGGTGCTCGTCGCAGCGTACGCGGCGCATGCGTTCTCGTGGATGACGTTTCCAGGACGGAGCATCGTGTACGCGTGCGTGGTCGCGCTGCTTTTGGTCCCGCTGCAGACGACGTTCATCCCCGTCCTCCGCCTGCTCACGGCCCTCGGTCTGACGGGAACCTTCCCGGCGGTCTGGTTGGCGCACACCGGGTACGGGTTGCCCCTGGCGGTGTACCTGCTCCGGAACTTCATCGGCGCGCTCCCCAAAGACGTGATCGACGCCGCCGCGATCGACGGCGCGTCCGCGACGAGCACGTTCTTCCGCGTCGTGCTGCCGATGGCGTTGCCCGCCGTGGTGTCGCTGACGATCTTTCAATTCCTGTGGGTCTGGAATGATCTGCTCGTGGCGCTGATCTACTTGGGCGGTGACCCTCGAGTCGCGCCGCTGACGGTGACGATCAGCAATCTCGTCAATTCTCTCGGCGGCGGATGGGAGCTCCTGACCGCCGCCGCGTTCGTGTCGATGGTCCTGCCGCTTGGGGTCTTCTTCGGCCTGCAACGCTACTTCGTGCGCGGGATCCTCGCCGGCGCGGTAAAAGGCTGACGTGGACCGACCGTGACGGCTCGATGACGCGTCGCGCCGTCACGCTGTCGGCGCCCCTGGACAGGAACCCCGCGCCCGGTTCCCGAATCTGGTCCGGTGCACATTCATTCAAGAAGCGCACACCTGTTCATGGGCATCTTGATGGCGCGTCGGAAGCGAGAGCGGGACGGCCGTCCGATCAGGACCGTCTGGGCCGGCGCGGGCCCCCTGGGGCGCGCGCGTGCCGATCGGATGGTGCGGCTCGCGGTCGCGCACGCCGACCCGTTGACGATCGTGCGCCTGCGGCGCCGCCGGGACACCCTGGTGGGTGAGGCGGAGGCGACGTCGTGAGCGGCGCCCGGGCCCTGATGGCGAAAGTCGCCGACCTCTACTATCTGCGGAACCTGACCCAGCAGACGATCGCGGAGCGGCTCGGGCTCTCGCGGCCGACCGTGTCGCGGTTGCTGACGCGGTCGCGGACCACCGGGATCGTCCGGATTGAGGTCACCCCCCCGGACGGCACCTATCACCCGCTCGAACACGGGCTCGAAGAGATGTTCCATCTGCGCGAAGCGGTCGTGATCGGCAGCCGGAGCGAGTCGCCGACCGCGACGCGCCGTGCGCTCGGGCGGGCCGCCGCCGCATATCTCGACCGCCTGCTGCGAGGCGGCGAACGCATCGGGATCTCGTGGGGTATGACGTTGGGCGCCGTGATCGACCATGTACGCCCGCGTCCGCTCAGGACGACGGTGGTGCCGCTCGTCGGCGGGCTCGGCCAGGCGGCACCGGGCATTCACGCGAACGAGCTGGCGCGGCGCCTCGGAGAGGCGCATCGCGGACGCGTGCATCTGCTCCATGCTCCTGCGATCGTCGCCCACCGCGGCGTCCGGGATGCACTCCTCTCGGACCCGCGGATCCACCACGTGCTGGACCTCGCTCGACGCGTGCACGTCGCGCTGGTCGGGATCGGGGCGCTCGTTCCCTCGTCGACGCTCATCGAGAGCGGATATGTGGCCGCCGCGGAAATCGGCGCGCTGCGGCGGCAGGGTGCGGTGGGGGACGTGTGCACGCGGGCGTTCGGCCTCGACGGGGCGCCGCCGAGCGAGACCCTGGACGCGCGGATCCTGGCCGTGACGCTCGACGACCTCCGGCGGATTCCGACCGTGATCGGAGTCGCCGGCGGGCTGGAAAAGGCCGAGGCGATCCTCGGGGCCCTCCGCGGCGGTCTTGTGGACGTGCTCGTCACAGACTACCTGGCGGCGCGCGCGGTGCTTCGGCTGGCGCAGGCCGGCACCGCCGCGGCAGGCGCGCGGTACGTCGGGGTGCGCGGGAACGGCGCCGCCGGGCGGGACGTCCGGCGGGCGCGCGGAGTGTCCGCGCTGAACGAGGTCGGCCGCCGCTCGGAGACGACGGGCCGGTAGCGCCCAGCGACGCCATGCCGAAGGCCCACGACCGCTACGAGGTCCAGCTGCACTGCGGACACTGCCACCGGACCACGCCGCACCTGGTGGTGTCCGGCGGGGGCGCTGTGTCGCGCGTGTTCTGCATCGTCTGCGGCCGGGCCGTGGCGGTGGACACGCTCCAGTTCATGGAGCAGTACGTCGACAGCGTCATGCGGAGGCTCCTCGCGAAGCCGTTCGAGATCACGACCGAGTTCCGGCGGCAACCGCGGGAGTTCATCGCACGGCTGCCCGGTCGGGTCCTCACGAAACCGTTCCGTGTTGCCGCAGAGTTTCGCGCCACGATGGACATCGTGCGCCCCAGGCGCGCCACGCTCCGGGGCGCGCGCCCCGCGCTCTCCGTCCCGCTCGGGGACCTGCCGCCGGTCGAGCGCCGTTGCCGGCTGCTCCTCAGCGCACCGCTCATGTGGGCGCACGACCCTCTGGAGATCTTGGCGACCGCGCGCGAACTCGGGTACGACGGCGTCGAATTGTGGGACTACCATCTCAGCGAGACGGCGAGCGATCCGGCGACGGTCGGCGGGCAGGCGCGGGACCTGGGGCTCGTCCTGACCCTGCACGCGCTCAGCTGGGATCTCAACACGACGTCCAGGCTGGACGCGATCCGCTCCGCGTCGCTGGCCGCGCTTCACCACTCGATTGGGCTCGCGGCCCGGATCGGCGTGGCGACGGTCGTGATGCACCCGGGCCATGCGACCATGCCGTACGACGACGCCGAGCGGTACTGGCCGGACTTGGTCGCTGGTGTCCGCGAGCTGGCCGACCACGCTGGGGAGCACGGCATGCGCCTCGCCGTCGAACACATGGAGCCGCGGCAAGGCGAGTACGTAGTATCTCCGGCCGACGCCAACCGGCTCGTCCGGGAAACCGGCCGGGACAACGTCGGTACGGCACTGGACGTGGCGCACATCCCGTGGGGCACCGATGAGGTGGCGTTCATCGGGACGCTGGAGCGGATCACGCACGTGCACCTGAGCGACGCCGATGAGTCCCGCCTGCACCTGCCGCTCGGCCAGGGGGCGCGCGATCTCGTCCGCGTACTCGCGGCTCTTCGAACCTACGACGGCGCCGTGGCGTGCGAAGGCCACTCCATGGGTGCGGGCGACGACCTGGCGCGCTGGAACAAGGCGCGGTTCGAAGAGCTCTGGCGGGATGCCGCGGCGGTGCCTGGAGACGCCGCGTCGGTGCCGGCCGGCGGGACCGGGTAGGGGAGTTTCACCCAACTTTCACGCCGGACCGAGCGCCGAACACAGGAGCGCGGATGCGCGGACCGGAAACGATACGGGGTATGCCGCGGCGCGCTCCCCGAGTGACGCCGGGGCGGACGGGTGGGGGGTGGAGACGCTGATGGACCGGTGGCGGACGTTGCGGCATTGGCTTGTGGCGGCGTTGGCCGCGCTCGGGCTAGGTCTCGGTGGTGCATGGACCGTGCCGTTGCCGGATGCCAGGGCTGCGGCCGCCCCGGCGCCGTCCGGTACGATCACGTTGTATACCTCGGAGTCCGAGGACGACGTCAATGCGCTGGCCGGCGACTTCATGAAGCGCACCCCCGGCGTCACGGTCAAGATCTTTCGCGCCGGGACCGGCCCCGTGGAGGCGAAGATCGAGGCGGAGGAGCAGGCGGGCCGGATCCAGGCGGACGTGCTGTGGTTCGCCGATCCCGGGTTCCTCCACGATCTCTCCACCAAAGGGCAGCTTGGCGCGTACGCGCCGCCGGCGGCCCACGGGGTCCCGCGGGAGTTCCATTACGACGGCAACCAGTACCACGAGGTGCGCCTGATCTTCAACGTGATCGGCTACAACACGCTTGCGGTCCACTTCAAACCCACGAGTTGGTGGGACCTCGCGAAACCGCGGTACAAGGGACGGGCGGGGATGCCGAACCCGTTTGTCTCCGGTGCGGCGTTTGCGGGGGTCGGCACGTTCGCCAGCATGAAGGGGTTCGGCTGGGACTACTACCGCGCGCTCAAGCAGAACAATATGCAGATCATCCAGGCCAACGGCGACGTTCTCCAGAAGCTCGCGTCCGGCGAGGTCGTGGTCGCGCAGATCGTGGACTTTTTCGTGCGGCATGCGAAGGCGGACGGGTCGCCGGTTGACTACATCGTACCGTCGGAGGGTGCGCTCGTGATCCCGACGCCCGTCGCGATCGTGAAGGGCACGGGGAACCTCGTGGCGGCGCAGGCGTTCGTGAACTACCTGTACACCCCGGCCGCGCAGGCGCTGTTCGTGCAACGGTCGTACATCCCGGTCCTGCCCGGCGTCGCGCTGCCGCCCGGTGTGCCGCCGCTGTCCTCGATCAAGATCATCCAGCCGAACCTCCCGTACATCGCGCAGCACCGCGAGGACATCAAGAAGACGTTTACCGAGATCTTCGGCATTCAGTAGCGGCGCGGAGCGCGCGGGATGGCGATCGCGGCCCGGGTCGGGCGGGGAACCGGGGCACTCGGCTGGGCGCGCGCCGGGTTGGTCGCGCTCGTCGCGGCGGCCGCGGTGGCGCTGGGCGCGCTCGTCGTCTACCCGGCGTGCGTGCTCGTCGCCCATTCCTTCCTCGCCGCGGGGCGGCCCTCGCTCGCCCACTATGCGCGGATCGCCGTTGATCCGCAGGTCTACGCGGTGCTGTGGAACAGTCTTGTTGTCTCCGTGGCGGCGACGACGGGCGGCACCGTGCTCGGCGTCGCCCTCGCCTGGCTGATCAGCCGGACCGACGTGCCGGGCCGGGCGGCTTGGCGCACGATCCTCTTGCTGCCGTATATGATTCCGCCGTTCATCGGCGCGATCGCGTGGGTGTACCTGCTGAGTCCGGTCGGATATCTCAACCGGCTCTGGATGGCGATCACGGGGTCGTCCGAACCACTGGTCGTCGTGTACGGGCCGGGCGGCATCATCGGTGTCATGATCCTGTACGGCTATCCGATCGTGTTTCTTGCCGCGCTTGGCGTG includes the following:
- a CDS encoding extracellular solute-binding protein, whose product is MGKGLAALAWVACALLFAACARPGTTGGARGGAVSVLGVWGGSELDSFRAMVKPFETRTGITVQYEGTRDLNAVLTARVQGGHPPDLAALPGPGQIAELARAGSLKPLDHAVDPGEMAREYTRTWIDLGSVGGRLYSIVIKTAVKGLVWYDPHTWAAAGYQVPSTWGQLLSLTQAIASGGKTAWCVGLESGAATGWPATDWIEILLLRAAGPGVYEQWYRHEIPWTDPRVRAAWQRFGQIAANPKNVYGGTPAELATNFGQAPFPMFVTPPGCYMHLQATFIQDFIHTQYPQLQPGRDVAFFPFPTIAPAYATDVEVAGDLVGMFNDTPQARALVRYLATAAAQEIWVKRGAALSPNRGVPLTAYPDSLSRRAAEMLVTSDAARFDASDMMPQAVTDAFYKATLDYVRDPARLTEILRRLEQVSRENYK
- a CDS encoding sugar ABC transporter permease; translation: MERTETLLAVVIGAPVASAAYILCAEAALRRLAPGRQRLVRPWLWVGPALLLLVVFLVYPVVDTLALSFRDAAGRTWVGFANYRIALSDPDTLRALWNTMLWVVGFTGLSVGFGLAVAVLADRVRYEAVVKAIVFLPMALSFTAAGVIWKFVYEFRPAGAPQIGALNALLVAIVPGFTPRAWLTLSPENTPLLIAVGVWIWTGFCAVVLSAALKNVPRELIEAARIDGAGDARVFRQVQLPGIAPVVASIAITMLVTALKVFDVVYVMTSGNYGTDVVANRMYSELFTFRHPGRASALAAILLVGTIPLVVAVMRRAAREDAFR
- a CDS encoding carbohydrate ABC transporter permease, translated to MSGRPATPRRAGALRLLPVHLVLWAVCAIWLAPTVGLLVSSFRPARDVNATGWWTVFWHPVLTLANYAQVVASDNIGVSFLNSLIITIPATVLPVLVAAYAAHAFSWMTFPGRSIVYACVVALLLVPLQTTFIPVLRLLTALGLTGTFPAVWLAHTGYGLPLAVYLLRNFIGALPKDVIDAAAIDGASATSTFFRVVLPMALPAVVSLTIFQFLWVWNDLLVALIYLGGDPRVAPLTVTISNLVNSLGGGWELLTAAAFVSMVLPLGVFFGLQRYFVRGILAGAVKG
- a CDS encoding sugar-binding transcriptional regulator is translated as MSGARALMAKVADLYYLRNLTQQTIAERLGLSRPTVSRLLTRSRTTGIVRIEVTPPDGTYHPLEHGLEEMFHLREAVVIGSRSESPTATRRALGRAAAAYLDRLLRGGERIGISWGMTLGAVIDHVRPRPLRTTVVPLVGGLGQAAPGIHANELARRLGEAHRGRVHLLHAPAIVAHRGVRDALLSDPRIHHVLDLARRVHVALVGIGALVPSSTLIESGYVAAAEIGALRRQGAVGDVCTRAFGLDGAPPSETLDARILAVTLDDLRRIPTVIGVAGGLEKAEAILGALRGGLVDVLVTDYLAARAVLRLAQAGTAAAGARYVGVRGNGAAGRDVRRARGVSALNEVGRRSETTGR
- a CDS encoding sugar phosphate isomerase/epimerase family protein: MPKAHDRYEVQLHCGHCHRTTPHLVVSGGGAVSRVFCIVCGRAVAVDTLQFMEQYVDSVMRRLLAKPFEITTEFRRQPREFIARLPGRVLTKPFRVAAEFRATMDIVRPRRATLRGARPALSVPLGDLPPVERRCRLLLSAPLMWAHDPLEILATARELGYDGVELWDYHLSETASDPATVGGQARDLGLVLTLHALSWDLNTTSRLDAIRSASLAALHHSIGLAARIGVATVVMHPGHATMPYDDAERYWPDLVAGVRELADHAGEHGMRLAVEHMEPRQGEYVVSPADANRLVRETGRDNVGTALDVAHIPWGTDEVAFIGTLERITHVHLSDADESRLHLPLGQGARDLVRVLAALRTYDGAVACEGHSMGAGDDLARWNKARFEELWRDAAAVPGDAASVPAGGTG
- a CDS encoding ABC transporter substrate-binding protein; the protein is MDRWRTLRHWLVAALAALGLGLGGAWTVPLPDARAAAAPAPSGTITLYTSESEDDVNALAGDFMKRTPGVTVKIFRAGTGPVEAKIEAEEQAGRIQADVLWFADPGFLHDLSTKGQLGAYAPPAAHGVPREFHYDGNQYHEVRLIFNVIGYNTLAVHFKPTSWWDLAKPRYKGRAGMPNPFVSGAAFAGVGTFASMKGFGWDYYRALKQNNMQIIQANGDVLQKLASGEVVVAQIVDFFVRHAKADGSPVDYIVPSEGALVIPTPVAIVKGTGNLVAAQAFVNYLYTPAAQALFVQRSYIPVLPGVALPPGVPPLSSIKIIQPNLPYIAQHREDIKKTFTEIFGIQ